The Herbaspirillum sp. DW155 genomic interval GTTCACTTCACTCTCCGGCAAATTGCATGCGATAGAGATTGGCGTAGGCCCCCTGCCGCTCCAGCAACTCCTGGTGGCTGCCGGATTCGACGATGCGGCCCTCGGCGAGCACCACGATGCGGTCAGCCCGTTCGATGGTCGAGAGGCGGTGCGCGATCACGAGCGTCGTGCGGTTCTTCATCAACTGATCCAGCGCTGCCTGCACGGCCCGCTCGGATTCGGTATCTAAGGCCGACGTCGCCTCGTCCAGGATCAGGATCGGGGCATTCTTGTAAATCGCCCGGGCAATGGCCATGCGCTGGCGCTGGCCGCCCGACAGACGGCTGCCATTGTCGCCCAGCGGGGTCTCCACACCTTGCGGCAGACCGGCCACCACGTCATCCAGATAGGCCGCCTTGATGGCTGCCTGCACCCGTTCCAGGTCCGGAGTGGCATCGCCGTAGGCGATATTGGCGACCACGGTGTCGTCGAACAGGACGACGTGCTGGCTGACCATGGCGATCTGCCGACGCAGGCTGGTCAGGGAAATGTCGTCGATACACACCCCGTCCAGCAGGATGCGGCCCGACGTCGCCGTGTAGAAGCCGGGGATCAGGTTCACCAGCGTCGTCTTGCCACCGCCGGACATGCCCACGAAGGCCACCGTCTGACCAGCGGCAATGTCGAGGTTGATATCGGACAGTGCCGCGCGTTCCTGTTCCCGATAGTGGAATCCGACCTTCTCGAAGCGCAGGTTGCCTTCCGAACGTGCAGCCAGTTCGCGACCGGTGGTGCGCTCGACAGGGCTGTCGATGAGCGTGAAGACCGCCTCGGCCGCCGCCATGCCCCGCTGCAGCGGGCCGTTGACTTCGGCCAGCTGCTTCAGCGGCGCCAGCAAGGCAATCATGGCCGTGAAGAAGGAAATGAAACCGCCTACGGTAATCTGGTTGTGGCTGGCCTGGATCAGCGCCAGCATGATCATCACCGACATGGCGCAGGCCGTCATGATCTGGGTCAGAGGAACCGTCGCCGCAAACACGCTCACCATGCGCATGCTGTAGCGGCGCAGCTTTTCGGCGCGCTCGTGGAAGCGGCGCCGCTCATAGGCTTGCCCGCCGAAAATCTTCACGACTTGCTGGGCCCGCGTGGTTTCCTCGATGACTTGCGTCAGTTCGGCATTGACCACGAGGGAATCCTTGTTCAGCCGCTTGAGCCGCTTGCCGGTCAGGCGCACCAGGAAGGTCATCAGCGGCATGAGCACCAGGGCGATGATCGTCAGCGACCAGCTGATGTAGAGCATATACGCCAGCAGCCCGGCGATGGTCAGCGTGCAGCGGATCATGGAGATGAATATCTTGGTCACCATGTCGATGATCTGCTGCACTTCGAACATGATCGAATTGATCGTACTGCCGGTGGACTTCACCGAGGTGAAATCGATACCGACATGCAGGATGCGATCGAACATGGTCTGCCGCAGCTCGTTGAGAACGCGGGTCGAGACCCAGCTCATCATGTAGGTGGTCAGGAAGGTCGAGGCCCCGCGCGCCACAAAGGCACCAATGACGGCAACCGGGACCAGCCACAAGGGGAAAGTCGGTCTTTCGACAAAGCCATGATCCAGCAAAATCTTGAAGATGTAGGCGACGACCGGCTCCGTCGCGGCGGTGACGAGCATGCCGAGAAACGCCAGGATGAGGCGATTCTGATAGGGACGGTGATACTCGATCAGCCGTTTGATGTAGGGTGAAACCTTCATGCGAAACCAAATCCAATAAAAGAAAAACGCCGTCGCCGGATGTCAGCGCAGCATATACGCCACCGCCTCAGGCCCGAGGGGGCGCATCATTCCCAGGCTGCGCGCTGCGCCGCCGCCAGGCATGCAGATGGCTGTTCAGGCTGTCGCGGGCCATGTAGAACTCGCGCTTGAGTTTTTGCAAGAGAGTACGTTTTGCTTTTATTCTGCCGATCGTTGTACCCAGCAGATCGTTTCGATGATGTACCACGGAAGGCGTCACCGACAGCGCCCTGACGCCATGCTCCCAGGTACGGCTGACCATGTCATCGACGGCATAGATGATGTTGCGACCATGCTCCACCAGGACAGCTGCGGCATCCCGATGGATCACATAGCCTTGCATGCCAAAGGGCTGCTTCCGATGATCCTTGATGATACTGCCGTTGGGCAAGCGCGCGATCTGCCAGGAATCCTCCGCACCATCATCGGCAAGTCGCATGAAGCCGAATGGTACGGAGCTGCTGGCGATAGCCTGCAGCGTCGGGACAAAATGCTCATGGATATCCACGTCGTCTTCCAGCACGCACCACATCTGATCCTGCGAAGCGAGCAACGCTTTCCAGACCCGGTAATGACTGTCGTAACAGCCAACCTCGGAGAGATTGAGGTCATTGCCATGAATCCTCCAGCGCGCGGCACGATCATAGCTGGCCGGATATTCTTTGAAGCGTTCCACCGCAAAGAACCTGAACTCGGCGCCCACCCGCGCCAATTGCTCGCTGACATGACGCCGGCGTTCGTGGCATTCGACCAGCGAAATGACCACGATCTCCATTCTGCTTACTGCCATTGATGTCGACCCCGAATAGTAATGAATTTATTAGTCATGAGAGATTGCGTCAGTATTCGACCACTACCGCTTCCTTGCCGAAGGAAGCCACCAGCGTCGATTGCAGGCTGTCGCTGGGATTGACACGCCAGGCGTCGCCCAGCATCACCTCACACGCGGCATCGGCCTGGCGATACTTCATCACGAAGGGCAGGCCCTGCTCCTGACGATGTGCGGCCAGCGTGTCGCGCAGGTGATTGGGATCGACCGCCTTGTTGATCGACACCACCATGCGCACACCGTACTGGATGCGCGCCGCGCCCAGGTCCATCACCTTGTCGGCCGCCACGCGCAGGCCGCCATTGAAGCGGTCTTCCGACACCTTGCCCGACACCACCAGCAATTCATCTTCCTTGATGAGGTGCTTGAAGGGTTCGAACAGCTCGTTGTAGATCGTGGCCTCGATCACGCCCGTGCCATCGTCCAGCGTGCAGATCACCAGCTTGCCGCGCTGGGTCATCTGCACCCGCACGCCGGTGATGATGCCAGCCAGGCTGCGCGGTTCCCAGGAGGGTTCCAGGCTGGCAATCTTGGTGCGCACGAAGCGGCGCACTTCCTTTTCGTAAGCCGAGAACAGGTGGCCGGACAGATAGAAGCCGAGTGCGCCCTTCTCTTCGGTCAGGCGCTGCTTGTCGCTCCAGGCCGGCACCTGCACGTATTCCAGCGGTGCTTCCAGATCGCTGTCGTCGCCACCGAAGAGACTGACCTGATTGGCCGATTTCTCGGCCTGCTCGGCGCTTTCCCAGGCCAGGTTGACCGAGGCCTGCAGGATGGCGCGATCGACCTTGAAGCAATCGAAGGCGCCCGCGCGGATCAGCGAATCGATGGTGCGGCGGTTGATCTGCTTCTTGTCCACGCGCTTGGCAAAGTCGAACAGATCCTTGAAGGGGCCGCTCTTGCGCGCTTCCAGGATGGCTTCGATGGCGTTCTGCCCTGCCCCCTTGACGGCGCCCAGGCCATAGCGGATCTGGGTGGCCTTCTTGCCCGGCTCGCCCACCGGCATGAAGCGGTAGTCGGACTTGTTGATGTCCGGCGGCAGGATGGCCAGCTTGCAGATATCGATCGAGTCCTCGATCAGGATCTTCACCTTGTCCGTGTCTTCCATGGCCAGCGACAAGTTGGCGGCCATGAACGCGGCGGGGTGATGGGCCTTGAGGTAGGCGGTGTAATAGGACAGCAGCGCATAGGCGGCCGCGTGCGACTTGTTGAAGCCGTAGCCGGCAAACTTTTCCATCAAGTCGAAGATCTCGTCGGCCTTGGTCTGATCCAGCCCGTTCTTGGCCGCGCCTTCGCGGAACAATTCACGGTGCTTGGCCATTTCCTCGGCCTTCTTCTTGCCCATCGCCCGGCGCAGCAGGTCGGCGCCGCCCAGCGAATAGCCACCGATCACCTGCGCCATCTGCATCACCTGCTCCTGATAGACCATGATGCCGTAGGTCTCGGAGAGGATGCCCTCGGTACGCGGGTCAGGATAGTCGAAGGCTTCGCCGTGCTTGCGCTTGCAGAAGTCGGGGATCAGGTCCATCGGGCCGGGACGATACAGCGCCACCAGGGCGATGATGTCCTCGAAGCGGTCGGGACGCGCATCCTTGAGCATGCCTTGCATGCCGCGGCTTTCCAGCTGGAACACGGCGACCGTCTTGGCCTTGGTCAGCAGTTCGTAAGAAGGCCGGTCATCCAGCGGCAGCTTGGCCAGGTCGAAATCGGCCATGGCCGGATCGAGCATGCGGATGTAGCGCACCGCCCGGTCGAGGATGGTCAGCGTGGTCAAGCCCAAGAAGTCGAACTTGACCAGGCCGACGGCTTCCACGTCGTCCTTGTCGTATTGCGAGACCACGCCGGAATCGCCACCCTGGGTGTAGAGCGGGCAGAAATCGGTGAGCTTGCCGGGCGCGATCAGCACGCCACCGGCGTGCATGCCGATGTTGCGGGCAATGCCTTCGACCTGCTGGGCCAGGCCCATCAGTTGCTTGACCTCTTCCTCGTTTTCCAGGCGCTCCTTCAACAGAGGCTCTTCCTCGATGGCGTCGGCCAGGGTGACCAGCTTGCCCGGCTTGAAGGGGATCAGCTTGGAAATGCCATCGCAGAAGTTGTAGCCCAGGTCCAGCACCCGGCCCACGTCGCGCACCGCGCCCTTGGCGGCCATGGTACCGAAGGTGGCGATCTGCGAGACCGCATCCTTGCCGTAGCGATCCTTCACGTACTGGATCACGCGGTCGCGGCCTTCCTGGCAAAAGTCGATGTCGAAGTCGGGCATCGAGACGCGTTCCGGGTTCAGGAAACGTTCGAACAGCAGGTTGTAGCGCAGCGGGTCCAGATCGGTAATGAGCAGGCAGTAAGCCACCAGGGAGCCGGCACCGGAACCCCGGCCGGGACCGACCGGCACGCCATTGTTCTTGGCCCACTGGATGAAGTCGGCCACGATCAGGAAGTAGCCCGGGAACTTCATCTTGATGATGGTGTTGTTCTCGAACTCCAGGCGCGCTTCATAGCGCGGGCGCTGCTTCTCGCGTTCGGCTTCGTCGGGGAACAGTTCCTTCAGGCGCACTTCCAGCCCGGCCTTGGTCTGGGCGACCAGGAACTCGTCGATGCTCATGTCGTCGGGCGTGGGGAAGTCCGGCAATTGCGGCTTGCCCAGTTGCAGTACCAGGTTGCAGCGCTTGGCGATTTCCACCGAATTGGCCAGCGCACCGGGCAGGTCGGCGAACAGCTCGGCCATCTCGGCCTGCGACTTGAAGTATTGCTGCTCGTTGAAACGGCGCACGCGACGCGCGTTGGCCATGATCTCGCCTTCGGCGATGCAGGTGCGGGCTTCGTGGGCGATGAATTCTTCAGGACGCTGGAACTGGATCGGGTGCGTGGCCACGCAAGGCAGGCCCAACTTGGCGCCCAGGGCGACACTCTGGCGCACCTGCAGTTCCATGTTGGCCTGGCCGGCGCGTTGCAGCTCCAGGTAGAAGGCACCCGGGAAGATCTCGGACCAGCGGCGCGCGCAGGCTTCGGCCTGGGCCAGGTTGCCATTGTCGATGGCCTGCCCGATGTCGCCCATGCCGGCCCCGGACAGGGCGATCAGGCCGTTGCCACCGTCCTGGTGGCGCAGTGCGTCCAGCCATTCCATGCGTACTTCAGCGCGGCCTTTGTATTGGTTGCTCAGCCAGGCTTGGGACAATACTTCACATAACTGCAAGTAACCATGACGGTTCTTGATCAATACGAGCAAGCGGAAGGGTTTTTCGCGGTCGGCATCGTTGGTGATCCACAGATCGCAGCCGGCGATGGGCTTGACCCCCTTGCCACGCGCTTCCTTGTAAAAACGCACCATGCAGAACAGGTTGGCGAGGTCGGTCACCGCCAGGGCGGCCTGTCCATCTTTGGCGGCAGCCTTCACGATGTCGTCGATACGCACCAGGCCGTCCACGATGGAATACTCCGAGTGCATACGGAGGTGTACAAATTGCGGGGTAGTCATAGGGCGCCATTTTACCGGAGCTTGCGAGCCTGACCGATTCCGATTGATGGCAATTTGTGGGGGATTGCAAAGACTTTACACCTGCCGCGAACGCGTGCTCCCGCGAACTTGCCTTGATCTGCATCAGAGAAGCCTCACGCACCCGCCAAATAACTGCGGCCAGCCGGACCGCACGGTTATAATGCTGACGATTCAAAGACTTAGAGTTGAGCACGACATCATGCAGTCCCCCGATACCCCCTACGTCAACATCGCCGCCTACAAATTCGTCAGCTTCGATGACACCGCCGAAAAGCGTCCCGCTTTTCTGGAAATTTGCCAAAAGAACAATCTTCGTGGCACCGTGATCCTGAGTCCGGAAGGCATCAACCTGTTCCTGGCCGGACTGCGCCATGAAATCGACGCCTTCCTGGCCTGGCTGCGCGCCGATGCGCGCTTTGCCGACATCACCGTCAAGGAAAGCTATTCCGAGAAGCAGCCCTTCACCCGCATGCTGGTCAAACTGAAGCCTGAGATCATCACCATGAAGCATCCGCTGATCAAGCCGGAGCTGGGCCGCGCGCCTTTCGTGGAACCGAAGGAACTCAAGCGCTGGCTGGATCAGGGCCATGACGACGAAGGCCGTCCGGTGGTGATGGTGGATACCCGCAACGGCTTCGAAGTCGATGTGGGAACGTTTGAAAATACGGTGGATTACCGCATCAGCAAGTTCACGGAATTCCCGCAGGTGATCGAAGAACACAAGGCCGATTTCGAGGGCAAGACCGTGGTGACTTTCTGCACCGGCGGCATCCGCTGCGAAAAGGCCGCCATTCACATGCAGAACATCGGCTATGACCATGTTTACCAGCTCGAAGGCGGCATCTTGAAGTATTTCGAGGACGTCGGCGGCGCGCACTACAACGGCGACTGCTTCGTCTTCGACTATCGCACCGCCCTGAGCCCGGAGTTGAAGGAAACCCAGACCGCACAATGCTTCGCCTGCCGCGCCGTGGTCACCCCACGCGAACAGCTGTCGCCGGATTACGTGCCGGGCAAATCCTGCCCGCATTGCGCGCCCCGGCAGCGTGCAGCGCAAGAAGCCAGCTCTGCTGCGGCCTGAGCGGCACAGCGTCCTGGCAACGAGAAAAGCCGGCCCTTGTGAGGCCGGCTTTTTCACATCTGCAGCAAAATAAGTGAAGCTTACTTCTTGAACCTGGCTGCGGTTTCCACCACGCGGGCGCCAAACAGCTTGGCCGTTTCCAGGTCGCCCGGCAGCGGGCCTTCTTCCGGCGAGGAGTCCGACGGGCTTTGCGCCATCAGGCCCGAGAAGGAACCGACGAAGTTGATGTCATTGCGCTGGGCAGCCTTGCTGTTGGAAGGCATCAGGCCGGTGCCGACCCAGATCATGCTGTGCTGCATGCCCAGCGTGAACAGGTAGTGCAGGGTCGAGAGCTTGTCGCCGTTCATGGTGGCCGAGTTGGTGAAGGCGGCGCCGATCTTGTCCTTCCACTTCTGGCTGAACCAGGGCTTGGAGGAGGCGTCGGCGAATTTCTTGAACTGCCAGGACACGCTGCCCATGTAAGTCGGCGAGCCGAAGATGATGGCGTCGGCCGCATCCAGGCTGGCCCATTGTTCATCGGTGATGGTGCCTTCGGCGCTGATGGCGATCAGCTCGACATTGGCGCCGGCGACGCCGGCAGCGCCGGCCTGCACGGCTTCAGCCAGCTTCTTGGTGTGGCCGTAGCCGGAGTGGTAGACGATGGCAACTTTGGTCATGACGAATTTCCTTCTCTAGAGAGTGAAGTGATGCGGAAAAACCGCCGGTGTGATCGGTACCGGCGGACCTGCTACTGGCAACTGCAAACTGTCCTGCCGGCCCTGAAGTGCTCAGCGCGGCAGATCGAACAAGAGAACCTCAGCCTTCTCGCCGCTGCCGATCTCGATGCGGTCGACCGCACTGAGCTTGACGGCATCGCCCGCTTCCAGCGCCTGGCCATTGACGCTGACCTTGCCTCGGGCCACGTGCACATAGCCCAGGCGGCCTTGCGGCAGGGTATAGCTGGCGCGCTGGGCGCCGTCGAACAGGCCGGCATACAACTGGGCATCCTGATTCATGCTGACCGAGCCATCACGGCCGTCCCGCGAGGCCACCAGGCGCAACTTGCCGTCCTTGTCGGCGGCCGAGAAATGCGCTTCCTGGTAACCCGGCTCGGCGCCGGCGCGGTCCGGCATGATCCAGATCTGCAGGAAATGGGTGGTGCCGTCCTGGGAATGGTTGTACTCCGAATGGCGCACGCCCGTGCCGGCACTCATGCGCTGCACGTCACCGGGGCGGATCACGCTGCCATTGCCCATGCTGTCCTTGTGCGCAAGTTCACCTTCGAGCACATAGGAAATGATCTCCATGTCACGGTGGCCGTGCGTACCGAAGCCCTGGCCAGCAGCAACGCGGTCTTCATTGATCACGCGCAAGGGGCCGAAGCCCATATGCTTGGGATCATAGTAGTCCGCGAAGGAAAAGCTGTGATACGAATCCAGCCAACCGTGGTTGGCGTGGCCACGATCGTTCGCTTTGCGAAGTTCCATCATGTCAACACCTCTTTCTTGAGTGAGACCAAACCGGAATTGATTTAGTCAAAATGTTTGTCGATGGCGTCACTATAGAGGCTAACTTTTGGACAGATAAGGTCTAAAATCCGTAGTGTTCATTCAAAAAATTTAAACAAGCGGAGCAAGACGTGAATCTGACCCTGGAATCCCTGCTGATCCTCGACATGATCGACCGCAAGGGCAGCTTTGCCGCGGCCGCCGTGGCGCTGGACCGGGTGCCCTCGGCCCTGACCTACAGCGTGCGCAAGCTGGAAGATGACCTGGACGTGCTCCTGTTCGACCGGCGCGGCCACCGGGCTCAGTTGACACCGGCGGGCCTGCAATTGTTGCAGGAAGGCCGCCATCTGCTGCTGGCCGCCAACGACCTGGAGCAGCGCGTCAAGCGCACCGCCACCGGGCGCGAGACCGAGCTGCACATCGTGCTCAACAGCCTGATTCCCTTTGACAAGATGCTGCCGGTCATCGAGGCCTTCGACCGCGAACAATCCGGCACCCGGCTGCGCTTTACGCCCGGGGTGCTGACCGGTGCCTGGGAAAAACTCATTGAAGGCCGCGCCAACCTGGTCATCGGGGTGACGCTGGACGGGCCGGAAGTGGTGCGCACCAGCGGGCGCTTCCAGATGCAGGAGCTGGGGGCGGTGGAGTGGGTCTTTGCAGTGGCACCGCAGCACCCGCTGGCCTCGGCCACCGAACCGCTGTCGGCCGAACTGGTGCGCAGCCACCGCGCCATTGCCGTGGGAGACAACAGCCAGTCCCTGCCCACCTTGACCATGGGCCTGCTGTCGGGCCAGGAAACGCTGACGGTGGCCACCGTGGCCGACAAGCTGCAAGCCCAGCTGGCCGGCCTGGGTTGCGGCCACCTGCCGCGCATCTGGGCCGAGCCCTACCTGGCCACGGGCGCGCTGGTGGAAAAGCAGACCCTGGCGACCAAACCCAGCGACAACTTCATGGTCGCCTGGCCCAAGGCCGAACTGGGCAAGTCGCTCAAATGGTTCATCCAGCACCTGGCGCTGCCGCATGTGCGGCAGTCGCTGATCGGTCCGGTCCCGCTGCGGGAGCAGCCGTGAGCCGCTCCGCCTACGTTGGCCGCTTTGCACCCTCGCCTTCCGGGCCCCTGCATGCCGGCTCGCTGGTGGCGGCGCTGGCCAGCTACCTGGATGCGCGCGTGCACGCGGGCCGCTGGCTGCTGCGCATCGAAGATATTGATGAGACCCGCACCGTTGCCGGCGCGGCCGATGACATCATCGCCACCCTGGCGGCGCTGGACATGCACTCGGACGGTCCTATCCTGGTGCAGAGCCAGCGCAAGGCGCGCTACCAGCTGGCCCGCGAGCGTTTAGGCGCGCTGGCCTACCCCTGCGGCTGCAGCCGCAAGGAAATCGCCGATTCACGGGTCGGAACGGCCAGCGATGGCGCCGCGCTCTATCCCGGCACCTGCCGTCACGGCCTGGCGCCCGGCAAGCAGGCACGCACGCTGCGGCTGCGCGTGCCGGAATCTGGCGAAGCGGGCGAGCTGGTGCGATTCACGGATCGCTGGCTGGGACCGCAAGCTCAGCACCTGGCCACGGAAGTGGGAGATTTCGTGCTGCAGCGGGCCGATGGCTTCTGGGCCTATCAGCTGGCGGTGGTGGTGGATGACGCCGAGCAGGGCGTGACCGACATCGTACGCGGCGCCGACCTGCTGGACTCGACGGCGCGGCAGATCTATCTGCAAGGATTGCTGGGCTATCCGACACCGCGCTACCTGCACGTGCCGCTCTTGATGAATGCGATGGGGGAGAAGTTTTCCAAGCAGAACGGCGCCCAGGCACTGGACCTGAGCCAGCCGCTGCTGGCCTTGCAGCAGGCGGCCGCTTTCCTGGGACTGGAGACGGGCGCGGCGCAGGACCGCGAGGGCTTCTGGACCCTGGCGCTCACCGCCTGGCGAGCGCGTTTCGGTCCTCACTGACAGCGCGGGATCAGCGCTTGGGGATGCCGCCCAGCAAGGCTGCGACCTTGGGCTTGGGACGGTTGTTCTTGGGTAACTCCGGCTTGGTGGAGACGGTCTCGGTGGCGCTGGGCTCATAGGGCTTGAGGAACCAGGGATCGACCTTTTCACGTCGGCCCGACGGCGCGGCCCCGTCGCGGCTGCCACGGCTGCGCTCACCGCGATCACTACGGTCGCCACGCTCAGCGCGCTCGCCGCGTTCCGAACGCTCACCACGCTCGCCACGTTCACCACGATCGGCCCGCATGCGCGGTGCAAAGCCGGCCAGTTCCGCGCGCTCGAATTTCTTCTTGATCAGCTTTTCGATATCGACCAGCAGACGCTCATCCTTGTCACAGAACAGCGAGATGGCATCACCCGAGGCACCGGCACGGCCGGTGCGACCGATGCGGTGCACATAATCTTCGGCGTTGTAGGGCAGGTCATAGTTGATCACGCAGGGCAGCTCGGCGATGTCCAGCCCGCGTGCGGCCACGTCGGTGGCGACCAGCACTTCGATCTGACCTTGCTTGAAGGACTCCAGTGCGGCCATGCGCTCGGACTGGGTTTTGTCGCCGTGGATGGCAGAAGCCTTCACACCCTCGGCCAACAATGTGCGCGCCAGGCGCGAAGCGCCGATCTTGGTATTGGAGAAAACGATCACTTGCTTCAGTTCGCGCTGGCGAATGATGAAGCTGACTGCATCGGCCTTGGCGGCTTCCTCCACCTTGTAGATGGTCTGGGTGACGTTTTCGGCGGTGGCGTTGCTGCGCGCCACCTCGATGGTCACAGGGTTGTTCTGGAAGCTGGCGGCCAGCTTCTTGATCTCGGGCGAGAAGGTGGCCGAGAACAGCAGGTTCTGGCGCTGCTTGGGCAGCAGGTTGATGATGCGCTGCAGGTCCGGCAGGAAACCCATGTCCAGCATGCGGTCGGCTTCGTCCATGACCAGGATCTGGGTCTGCGACAGGTTCACGGTCTTTTGCTGCACGTGATCCAGCAGGCGGCCCGGGGTGGCGATGACGATTTCAACGCCGGCGCGCAGGGTCGCGGTTTGCGGAGCCATGTCCACGCCGCCGAAGACGACGGTAGAGCGCAGCGGGGTGAAGCGTGAATAAGCCTTCACATTGTCCGCCACCTGGTCGGCCAGTTCGCGCGTCGGGGTCAGGATCAGGGCGCGCACCGGATGGCGGGCCGGCGAAGCGCTGTGGCTGGCGTGCGCCAGCAGGCGCTGGATGATCGGCAGCGAGAAGCCGGCGGTCTTGCCGGTGCCGGTCTGGGCCGCCCCCATCACATCGCGGCCTTGCAGCACCACGGGAATGGCCTGGGCCTGGATCGGAGTCGGGTGGACGTAGCCTTGTTCGGCCAGGGCTTTGAGGATATCGGGCGAAAGGCCGAAATCTTCGAAGCGGACGGCAGGTGCAGCCGGTGCTGCGGACGCGGACGTGGTGTCGGACATGGTTTATTGCGAACGGTGCGACAGCGCCGCGGCAGCCGCCAGGCGGCTCCGGTGCATGGCGTGCATGCGCACGGGTTCTGATTGCTTTCTGTGTTGAGGTGTTACGGGCGAACCGGCCAAACCTGCTCGGCCGGGCGCTTCGGATGATGCCAACGATGCTGACCGGGCCGGCACA includes:
- a CDS encoding DEAD/DEAH box helicase; translation: MSDTTSASAAPAAPAVRFEDFGLSPDILKALAEQGYVHPTPIQAQAIPVVLQGRDVMGAAQTGTGKTAGFSLPIIQRLLAHASHSASPARHPVRALILTPTRELADQVADNVKAYSRFTPLRSTVVFGGVDMAPQTATLRAGVEIVIATPGRLLDHVQQKTVNLSQTQILVMDEADRMLDMGFLPDLQRIINLLPKQRQNLLFSATFSPEIKKLAASFQNNPVTIEVARSNATAENVTQTIYKVEEAAKADAVSFIIRQRELKQVIVFSNTKIGASRLARTLLAEGVKASAIHGDKTQSERMAALESFKQGQIEVLVATDVAARGLDIAELPCVINYDLPYNAEDYVHRIGRTGRAGASGDAISLFCDKDERLLVDIEKLIKKKFERAELAGFAPRMRADRGERGERGERSERGERAERGDRSDRGERSRGSRDGAAPSGRREKVDPWFLKPYEPSATETVSTKPELPKNNRPKPKVAALLGGIPKR